The genomic window CAGACGCTCGCTAATGAGGATGGCATCTTCGTAGTTGTAGCCTTCCCAGGGCATATAAGTCACGAGGATGTTTTGACCGAGGGCAATTTCGCCACCTTCTGTGGCAGAACCGTCGGCGAGGACTTGACCGGGAACGACATCCTCCCCTTCGTACACGAGAGGACGTTGGTTCAAACAGGTGTCTTGGTTAGAGCGCTGATATTTTTGGATTTCATATTCGACTTCGGTTGCTGCGGTGCTATTGGACGTTTTCGATTCTTCGGAGGTGTCTGAGGGATCTAAGCGAATGCGAATGCGGTTTGCATCCACATAACTCACTACCCCTTTGTGCCGCGACACGACTACCATTCCAGAATCTCGCGCGGCTTGGGCTTCTAGCCCCGTTCCCACTAAGGGACGTTCGGGACGCAAAAGGGGAACGGCTTGGCGCTGCATATTCGATCCCATAAGGGCGCGGTTCGCATCGTCGTGTTCCAGGAAGGGAATTAAGGAGGTTGCGACGGAGACGATTTGCACGGGAGAAACTGCCACGTAGTCCACCTGTTCGGGGCTAGTGGTGGAGAATTCTTGGCGATAGCGCACGGGAACTTGCGTGCCGAGGATATAACCATCGCTGTCGGTTGCCACATCGCCAGGAGCCACGCGCAGGTCGTCCTCTTCGCTAGCGGTGAGGTACGCTGCCGGGTGATCTCGGCGAACTCGTCCCTGTTCGACGCGGTGATAGGGGGTTTCAATAAAACCGTATTCGTTAACGCGGGCATAGGTTGCCAAGGAACCGATGAGTCCGGCGTTGGGGCCTTCTGGCGTTTCTACCGGACAAATACGACCGTAGTGAGAGGGGTGAATGTCTCGCACGGCAAAACCAGCACGCTCGCGGGTTAATCCGCCAGGACCCAGGGCGGATAGACGGCGTTTATGGGTCAATTCTGCTAAGGGATTGGTTTGATCCATAAACTGGGAAAGCTGAGAGGATCCGAAGAATTCCTTAATCGCCGCTACCAGGGGTTTGGGGTTAACGAGGGATGCTGGGGTGAGGTTATCGGCTTCGCTAACGGTCATGCGCTCTCGAATGATTCGCTCTAAGCGATTGAGTCCGACGCGCACTTGGTTTTGCAGAAGTTCGCCGACGGAACGGACGCGGCGGTTGCCCAGGTGGTCGATGTCGTCGGTATTACCCGTGTCAAATTCCAAGTTGATCAGGTAGTCGATCGCGGACAAAATATCATTAGAGGTCAAAACCCGCACGGTGTCGGCAACGTTGAGGCGCAATTTTTTGTTGATTTTGTAGCGCCCGACTTTCCCTAGATCGTAACGTTTGTTATCAAAGAAGCGGGATTCGAGAAGCTGTTTGCCGCCGCTGACGGTGGGGGGTTCTCCGGGGCGAAGTTTGCGATAGAGTTCCATCAGGGCTTCTTCTTCGCTGGGGTTGCCCTCTTTATCTAGGGTTTTTTGATAGTAGTCGGGGTGGCGCAGGGCATCGAGGATCTCGTTGTCGGAGAGTCCGATGGCTTTGAGCAAAACTTGCGCTGAGAGTTTGCGAGTTTTGTCGATGCGCACCCAAACTAGGTCGTTTTTGTCGGTTTCAAATTTCAGCCATGCGCCTCGGTTGGGGATTAAGGAAGCGGAGTAGGTGCGACGACCGTTTTTGTCGGTTTCGGATTTGTAATATACGCCGGGGGAGCGGACGATTTGGTTGACGATGACTCGCTCTGCGCCGTTAATAATGAAGGTTCCGCGATCGGTCATTAAGGGCAGGTCGCCGATGAATACTTCCTGTTCTTTGATTTCCCCGGTTTCTTTGTTAATCAGGCGCGTGGGAACGTACATTTGTACGGCATAGCTGCTATCCCGTCGCTTGGCTTCGTCTACGTCGTATTTGGGTTGGTGTAATTTATAGTTTTCGCCAATAAAATGTAATTCTAATTTTCCGGTGTAATCGGTGATCGGAGAGAAACTGTTCAGCTCTTCGATCAATCCTGCTTCGAGAAACCACCGAAAGCTGGAACGCTGAATTTCAATGAGGTCGGGGAGAAGGGTAAAGGTGGAATTCATCATGGGTTCTGGGGTCAGAGGTAAAGGTTCAAGTTACCGATCGCGGAATGTAGGGGAAGCTTGCATTTAAAACCAAAAGCTCGAAGGAAAATTTGTCCTGGGGATCGCATCGTGCCTCATCCCAAGCCAAAGAGCTTACAGGCATTTTCTGTCGTTTGGGCGGCTAAGGTTTCTAAGGATGTGCTGCGGATTTCGGCCAGTTTTTGGGCAACATGGAGAACGTATGCAGGTTCATTGCGTTTTCCTCTTACGGGTTGGGGGGCTAAGAAGGGGCAATCGGTTTCGACTAGCAGACGATCGCGCGGAACCATTGCCGCACTCTCTTGTACGGATTTGGCATTTTTAAAGGTGACAATGCCGCTAAAGCTGATATAGAAACCTAAATCGAGAAACCATTGGGTTTCTTCTGCCGAACCGCCCCAACAGTGCATAACTCCTCTAAGAGGCGGTAATGAGTCGTCGGTCGAACTCACGTCTTGCAGGAGTTCGCGCAAAGCAGCAGCGGCATCTCGACAGTGAACGATAACGGGTTTGTTCAGTCGGCGCGCGATCGCGATTTGCTCTCGACAAACGGTTTCTTGCAGTTCGCGATTCTCCGCTTTGTAAAAATCCAACCCCAACTCCCCAATCGCGACAACGCGCGAATCTGAGGCAGCTAGGGTGGCAATTTCTGCGGCGGTGGTTTGGGTCCACTTGTGCGCGTCCAACGGATGCAAACCCACCGCAAAGGAGAGTTCGGGAAAGCGGTTGGCAAGGGTTTGGATGTGTCTAAATTCCTGGGGTTCTACGCAGGAATGTACCAAGCGAATGACACCCGCTTCTCGCCACCGATGTTGTATGGCTTCTAAGTCCCGCGCAAAGACATCAAAGTTAATGTGGACGTGGGTATCAATTAACTGCATTACAATCGGCTTCTCTGCTGCTTGTTCGATCTGACCCAGTTTAAGTTCGCCAATGGGGTTACGAAGGCTGTAATCTGTTTGTTTGCATCAAGGGCAATAAAACAACAACACCCTTCTTTCCTCAAGACTGGGTTTTTCAACAGGATTGTGCGGGGGGAAATCAAAGTGAGAACTTTTACTCCCCCATTTTCTCCAAGCGCTAGGAAGCTGTCGTTACTTGTTGCAGCGCTTTTGCCAGACGCGCTTTTTTGCGAGCGCCATTATTAGCATGAAGAACGTTGCGCTTAACTGCTTTGTCGATTTTGCTGTAAGTCGCTGACATGACTTGCTGAATTTGCTCCAGCGATTCGGGCGTTGGATTTGCCGCGTGAGCTTCCACCGCACCAAAATATTTTTTCATTAAGGTTCTGACTGCTGACTTATAAGCTTTGTTGCGCAGTCGGTTGCGTTCGGCAATTTGTATCCGTTTGAGTGCAGATTTGCTATTAGCCACAGTGGTTTCTAGAAATAAGGTATGGAAGGACTTTTGGTTCTGATTTTGTTTCGACCGAGCCAAAGAAACGGAGACTGAGTTGCCGCCTCTTCCGTGCAAGTTTCATCAGGAAGATCGAGAAAGACAACTTCGCTCTGGTATTGCGAAGAAAGTACTCCTCTCCTAAACTTGGGGGTATTGCTTCTTTGAGGGATAGCAGATCGATCGAAGCTAAAATAAAGTTTAGAGTGTATTAGTGTAGCACTTTATAAGTAAATAAGACAAAATTCACCCCCTATCATTACCGATCGACTGCAATTAATATAACATCTCCTGCCCCAAGTCGCGCGATCGCGCAAAAATCCACGTTAAGCTATAGGAGTGAGTAATTGTTCCGGGCAATTTTAATTTTTTTGAGATTGAGATTGTCTGCCAACGGTTATTCATAAATGGCACGTCGCGAGAATGGGCATTCGGACTCAATGCTGCGAATTATTACTCAGGAAGCTGAAGCACAAACCGAGCTAAAACGGATTGGCGATCGCACCTACGACGGCGAAACGCTACATAAAGAGGCAACGGTACGGGAAATTCTACAAACCGTTCAGCGTCAAGGAGACAAAGCGCTCCTGGACTACACGGCGGAATTTGACCGACAAACTTTAACTCTAGAACAACTGCGCGTCAGCGGTTCAGAACTCGATGCGGCTTATCAACAAGTCTCCAAAGAGTTACTGGACGCGATCGTGCTGGCACGCCAACGAATCGAAGCGTTTCATCGACAGCGCATTCCCAAATCTTGGGTGCAGTTCGACGATGACGAGGTGGTATTAGGCAAACGCTACACCCCGGTGGATCGCGCGGGACTATACGTTCCGGGAGGACGAGCCGCATATCCCAGCACGGTACTGATGAATGCGATTCCGGCAAAAGTCGCTAAAGTGCCAAAAATTGTCATGGTCACGCCGCCAGGAGAAGGAGGGAAAATTACCCCCGCTGTTTTGGTCGCGGCACAGGAAGCAGGGGTGACAGAAATTTATCGGGTTGGCGGCGCGCAAGCGGTTGCGGCACTTGCCTACGGAACCAAAACTATCCCCAAAGTAGATATCATTACAGGGCCGGGAAATATTTACGTCACCCTAGCTAAAAAACTGGTCTATGGCATCGTGGGTATTGATTCCCTCGCCGGTCCTTCAGAAGTTTTGGTTATTGCAGACAGCCAAGCCAATCCCGTTCACATTGCTGCTGACTTATTGGCACAAGCAGAACACGATCCGATGGCGGCGGCAATTCTTTTAACAACCGATGCGGATTTAGCAACAAAAGTACAGTGGGAAGTCGAGCAACAACTGCTCAATCATCCAAGGCGCTTGCTCACGGAAAAAGCGATCGCGCACTACGGTTTAATTGTGGTCGTCGATTCCCTAGAAACTGCCGCGCGGCTGTCTAATCTCTTTGCACCAGAACACCTGGAACTTGAAATCGCCGATCCCTGGGCATTATTGGAGAGCATTCGCCATGCGGGAGCTATTTTCCTCGGTAACTCTACCCCAGAAGCGGTAGGAGATTATTTAGCAGGCCCTAACCACACCTTACCCACCTCCGGCGCAGCGCGCTACGCTTCTGCATTAGGCGTTGAAACTTTTCTCAAACACTCCAGTTTGATTCAGTACTCCTCTGGCGCGCTGAACAAAATGTCGGGAGCGATTCAAGCTCTCGCGCAAGCAGAAGGTTTGCATTCTCATTCCGAGTCTGTGCGTTTGCGAACGGAGGAAGATTAGTTGACGGGGAGACACGGAGACATCTTTTGCAAGAGAATACACAAAGGCGCGATCGCGCAAGTTACCCTTGAAGCGCAGGTTGAACAAGGCTCTGGACAATCCGCAGTTGAACTCTACTTGTTAGAGTCGAATTAATGGAAACAGTCTCAACTCGAAACTCTTTTCTGATTTCTTCTGGGTTGAACTCTACTCGTTAGAGTCGAATTAAGAGAAACACAAAACCTCCTAGCGTTGTCGCAGGAGGTTTTTCAGTGAACTCTGAAATTAGGGAAACCCGAACTTACTCCGATTCGGGAACGGCGACCTTATTAATATCAACCGTCAAAGACTCCAACTGCGATTGAATCTCCGAGGGAACCTCCTCTTGAGCGCGTCCGCCAAGGTAGCGAGCGAAAAACTGTTCGACAGCCACCGCAACGGCGAGGCGATTGGTTTCCTTGCGGAATCCATGACCTTCATCCGGTGCTATTAAATATTCCACATCCTGTTCTAACTCGCGCAGTGCTACGACAATCTGGTCGGATTCTGCTTGTTTGACGCGGGGATCGTTGGCTCCTTGAATAACTAATAAAGGCGCTTGAATTTTTTTAGCAGAAAAGAGGGGAGATTGTTCGATGAGGCGCGATCGATCTTCGGGATTTTCGGGATCGCCGACGCGCAAAGTAAAGAGTTTCGCGATCGGTCCCCAGTAGGGAGGGATGGATTGAATGAGAGTAATTAAATTGGAAGGCCCTACCAAGGAAATTCCCGCTGCGTAAAGGTCGGGGGTAAAGGCTAAACCCGCTAAGGTGGCATAACCGCCGTAGGAACCGCCAAATATTCCCACGCGATCGCGATCGGCAATTCCCTGTTCGATCAAATATTGAACCCCATCGGTAATGTCGTGCTGCATCGCTCCAGTTCCCCATTCCCGGTTTCCCGCATTGAGGAAAGCTTTACCGTACCCCGTGGAGCCTCGGAAGTTGGGCTGGAAGACGGCGTAGCCGCGATTGGCAAGGAATTGGGCAAAACCGTCATAACCCCAGGTATCTCTCGACCAAGGACCACCGTGAGGAAAGATGATGACGGGAAGATTGCGCGGTTCGACTCCTTTGGGAAGGGTGAGATAAGCGGGAATTTCCATGCCATCGCGGGCGGTGTAGCGCAGGGGACGCATGGAGGCGAGGTGCTGCGTGGGTAGTTCGGGACGGGAGGCGTAGAGTTTTTCGACTTCTCCTGTGTCGCGATTGAAGAGGTAGGTGGAACCGGGGTCAACGTCTCGCGAGACTTTAATCAGAAGCAAGCGGTCGTCCTCGGTCATAGATGCGAGGGAAATGTCCCCTTCTGGCAATGCTTTTTGCAAAATTTCGAGATCGCGGGCAATTTCTTCGTTTTTGGGATAAATGCGCAGGCGGTCGCCGACATAAGAGGTTACGAGCAATTCGTCTGTGGCTTCAGAAAATAAGGCTCCGCCAAAATCGACTTCCTTTTCGGGATCGACATCAATGAGTTCGCTTTCTTTTGTTTCGGGGTTGTAGAGAACCAAGCGAGTGAGATCGACATCTTCGCCTTTGTTGGTTTCGAGATAAAGTCGCTTGCCGTCTTTGTGAACGCGGACGGGATTGCAGGCTTCTTCAAAGCCACAGGTGTATTCCGAGAGCAGTTTGTCGCCTTCAACGCGCAAAATTTCGGTTCCGCCATCGGAAGTTTGACGCACGGCAAAACGGATATTTCCTTGCAAATCGACAACCCAATTGGCAATATTTTCTTCGTTTTTGAGCAATAATTCCCGTTCTCCGGTGGAAATGTTCAGGCGATAGACATCGTGGACTTGAGGATCGCGATCGTTTAAGCCAATAATCAGGGTGTTGGGATCGTTTTCGGGCCCCTCATAGAGTCGAGCTTGAACGCCATCGAGAGGGGTTAAATTCCGTGCGGGGGGTGGGGTTGAGTCGGAAGCGACTGCTGCGGGATCGACGGCGTAGAGGTGGAAGTTTTCGTTTCCGCCTTTGTCTTGTCCGTAGAGAATATAGTTGCCATCTCGATTCCAGGAGTAGAAGATGATGGGACTATCGGTATCGGAGGTGACGGGTCGAGCGTCATCAAAGGGTGCGTCGATGGGTTTCACCCAAACGTTAATAACGCCGTTGAGAGGTTTTTGAAAAGCGAGAAATTTACCGTCGGGTGAGAGTTTTGCGCCTGTGATTTCGGGGTTGCCAAAGAAGAGTTCCCGATCGATGAGGGGGGGCAGTTGTTGGGAATTGTTTGGCGTAGACTGGGTTATGGCAGAATTCGATTCGTTGGGGTGGGCAATTGACATGGGAGAGGTGGCGAGTTCGACAGAAGAGAGCGCGATCGCGAGAACAGTCCACTTAAGCCATTTCATAGGGTGAGAATTCTCCTTGTTAGACAAATATTAAGACGCACAATAAATTATCGACGCATCGCCTTTAGATAGGGTTCCAGGCATTGTACTATCCTGAGATTAAACTCAACGACCGCTCAAGAACTTCCAAAGGTGAGAGGACTTAAGCGATGACGGCAAATTCCCCTTTGAAGATTGGCTTAACCGGAGGAATTAGTACGGGAAAAACTACGGTGTCTCGCTATTTTGCAGAGGCTTACCAGTTGCCGATTTTGGATGCGGATGTATATGCAAGGGAGGCGGTACAGTTTGGTTCGAGGGGATTGCAGGCGATCGCGGAACGGTATGGAAGGGACATTTTATTGCCCGATGGGACGTTGAATCGCGCCGGTTTGGGAAAGATTATTTTTAACGATCTTGGGGAGAAGCATTGGGTTGAGGGACTGATTCATCCCTTTGTGCGCGATCGCGCCCTCACAGAACTGGAACGTCTCGATGCGACTATTGTTGTATTGGCCATCCCCTTACTCTTCGAGGCAAAAATGACAGATTTGGTCGATCGCGTGTGGGTGGTGTCCTGTTCTCCCCAACAACAACTTAAACGATTGATGGCGCGCGATCGCCTTTTTCCCCAACAAGCACAAGCACGCATTGACAATCAAATGCCATTAGAGCAAAAAATAGCATTAGCCGATCGCGTGTTGGATAACTCTTCCACCGTCCCAGCATTACTCAAACAGGTCGATCGCGCCCTGCAATTCATTCATAATGAACAGTAGATACAACTACTATTCCAATGGCTTTTATCCATATTCCCCCCTCCTGGCAACTCCCAGAATCCAAAATCACCGCAGAACGGCTCTATTTCAACCGCCGCCGCTTCATTAAAACCCTCGTAGGCGCTGGGATTGGTGCAAGCTTGTTGCCCCTAGCTGGATGCAAAAAATCTCAAGCACAACTCACAGAACTCGAAGCAACTTACAAAAACCTATCCACCTTAGAAGTTACAACCAATCCCACCTTTGCCAGCGTCGAGCGCCCCACAACCGATCGAATACTCGCCAGCAGTTACAATAATTTCTACGAATTTGGCGGCACAAAATCCATTTGGCAAGCAGCACAAAAATTACCCACAGAAGATTGGAAAGTGGAAGTCACCGGACTCGTTCGTAATCCCCAAACCTACGACTTAGAGGACATACAGAAAAACTTTCCCCTCGAAGAACGCACCTATCGCTTCCGTTGCGTTGAAGCTTGGTCAATGGTTTTACCCTGGATTGGCTTTCCCATGAAATCGCTCCTCGCCGCCGTCGAACCCACTGAAAAAGCCAAGTTTATCCGCTTTACCTCCTTCTACGATCCTAAAATCACTTCTGGTCCCGGTTTCTCTCTCAGCACCTTACCTTGGCCCTATACTGAAAGCCTGCGTATTGAAGAAATGGCAAATGACCTCGCTTTCTTTGCCGTTGGCATTTACGGACAAACCCTTCCCAAACAGCACGGCGCGCCAATTCGCGCGGTTCTTCCCTGGAAATACGGCTTTAAGGGCGCAAAATCCATTGTCAAAATTGAATTTCTCGAAGAACAACCCGCAACCTATTGGAATACGATTGTTCCTAGTGAATACGATTTTGAAGCCAATGTGAATCCCGATAAACCTCATCCTCGTTGGTCCCAAGCGAGGGAAAAATTCATCGCTCAAGGTCCCGATTTAAGCTGGGAATGGAAAGAAACGCTGCCCTACAATGGGTATGGAGAGTTTGTAGCGAGTTTATATTCTTAGGGAATTACACGATGTCTCCGCGTCTCCGTGTCTCCCACTCCCCGCGTCTGTCAACGCCCTAAAATCTTAAACCAACTTCACCCTCCCCCAGATCCAATTTTTTGATGAACGGAAGAGGCTTTCAGCATATGGTAAGTAATCAAAAGTTGCGTTAAAGCTAAGGGATAACTTTGAATCGTTTCCCCTGTGGTTCCCGTGACCTTGCCAATTTCTACATTGCTGTCCAAGCGGCAACTTTCTAGGGATGGGACATCGGAACACAATATTTTTTCTAGTTTTCGCACCTGTTCGCTGGTTGCGTGTCCGTCAATTTCCAATAAATCCACGGGTTTTCCCATATCTCGGTCGAGTCCCAAGCGAATGGCTGAATAGGGATCTACTGCGGAACTGGGGTCGAAGAGACGCACTAAGTCGGGGTGAGGGATCGTGGGTCTGAGAACTAAGCGAACGTTGAGATGCTCTTGATTCTCATCTGCACTATCTTCTGGCGAACAAAAAGAAACAACTACATCTGACCATTGACGCTGAGGACGGATGAATTTCTCCGAGTCGGGTTCGCGTTTGTCTAAAGCAGTAATCACCTGTTCGTCGCTGTAACCGCGCTTGCGGGTGTCTCGTTTGATTTTCCAGGTACGGCGCAAGTCTTCGGGGGGAGCAAGGTAGACTTTTACGTCGTAGCAATCTCGTGCTGCACGAGTGTAGTAGCCTAACAAGCCTTCAACAATCACGAATTGGCGGGGTTCAATATATTCTGGCGGATCGAAGTTACCGGTATCGTGGTTATAGATCGGTTTGAGAATGGGTTGACCGCCACGCAGGAGCGAGAGGTGTTGTTGAATGATATCGAGATAATTACAGTCTGGATGTAATGCGGTAATGCCGAATTCGGAACGCTGCTGGCGGTTGTAGCGGTGATAGTCGTCGGTACAAATGACTGTAACGTTTTCTTCTCCTAAAACCTGCGCAATGCCTCGCGTCAAGGTTGTTTTTCCGGCTGCACTGTCGCCAACAATTCCAAGAATAATACGTCGCTGAACCATATATTGCTCCTAAACCAGACTGCATGAAGAGTTTAAGTCCTGATGAACTTAATCTTTATTAAATGGGAAAACCGATCGCATTTTAGAGCAATAGGCAAATCTTGACCAAAATTTTGGGTTTCAAGCCCCGTCCTTTAAACTAACGGCGGAAAAAAACAATCGCGCGAGCCATAATAATGAAACAACTTGACCGGAAAAAACGACGTAGAGATAAAGACAATCCGGATCTTACCTCGATTGGATTGGTAAACTAAGCATAAGGAAGAGATGAATGAGTCGGTAATGGTTGACGGTTTGAGCCAATCTCCTTCAAAAGGGTTGAGGCGCGAAAACTTAATCGCTTACTCCCTCCGAATTCTCCAAAATTGAACCCAGTAATTGCTCATGATGATACCTTCTGTGCGACGTACCCATCGTTGGGGATGGTTGTTTGCAATCCCCGTCGCGATCGCGCTTACCCCACAATTACCCAACGCTCAAGCCCAAACTTCCGGCGGTGGACGACCCATTACGGTTGTTTCTGACCGCCAAGAAGCCGACCAACTGACAGGCGTTGTCACCGCAATCGGCAATGTGCAAATTAGTTATCCCGCCCGACAAATTCGAGCGACTTCAGCCCAAGCGCAATATTTCCAAAACGAAAACAAAATTATCCTCACGGGAAACGTTTTTGTCTCCCAAGCGGGAGGAAATAACATTCGCGCCGAACGGGTGGAGTATCTGATTAGCGAACAGCGTTTTTTAGCCACTCCCCAAGTCGAACGCCAGGTGGAATCAACTTATATCATTTCCGACCCCGAAGCGCCCACTGAGCCGCCGATTGCCCCGGTTGTGCCGCCGTTTAACCCCAAACCTGCTTTTAAAACGCCGGTGAGCGAATAAGCTGTTGTACATTTAAATTGTGACTTAGGATGACGCTTTTGATGACACGGCACTTCGACACGCTCAGTGACCGGGAGACGCGGGGACGCGGAGACGGCTAATGACTGTTCCCTATTTAAAGCAATGGGCAGTAGAAAGCGGGAATTGCTATATCCATCTGGGACTGAAGAGGCGATAATTTTAAAATCGCGATCGATTGCAAGAGGGTAAGGGCAATTATCACTTTAAAAAATATTCACAAATTCTACGGGAAGCGCGTTGTTGTCAATCGCGTTAATCTCAGCGTTTCCCAAGGTGAAATTGTGGGCTTACTCGGCCCAAATGGAGCGGGCAAGACAACGACGTTTTATATTGGAACGGGTTTGATTCGACCCGATGAGGGAACGGTTTGGTTTAATAATCGCGATATTACGCGCTTGCCGATTAATCAACGGGCGCATTTGGGAATTGGTTACCTGCCGCAACAAGCCAGTATTTTTCGCAACTTGAATGTCAAGGATAATATTCGCTTGGTTTTACAGCAGAGCGGTTTGTCTTCCACTCAACAGATGATGCGCCAGCATCAGTTACTCGATGAGTTTCGCTTGCAACAGGTAGCATCGACCAAAGGTAGCTTGGTGTCTGGGGGAGAACGGCGGAGGACGGAGCTAGCTAGGGCGTTGGCGATTGGTGAGGAAGGCCCTAAATTTTTACTTCTGGACGAACCTTTTGCAGGGGTCGATCCCATTGCGGTGTCTGAGATTCAAAAAATTATTGCAAAGTTGCGCGATCGCGCGATGGGGATTTTAATTACCGATCATAACGTGCGAGAAACCCTCGCCATTACCGATCGCGCCTACATCATGCGGGACGGTCAAATCCTGGCTTCAGGAACCGCAGAAGAGCTTTACAATAACCCCCTCGTGCGGCAGTATTACCTCGGCGACGACTTTCAACTATAAGCTGACTGAACAATGGCATTGGGAAAATCAAATCTATTTTCAAAAGGACTTTTCGGCTTATCGATCGTAGATCGCTATATTGCGGCTGAAATTATTCTTCCGTTTTTATTCATTGTCGGTTTGGTTTCTTCTCTGGGGGTTGCGGGAGGGACGATTTTTGATATCGTGCGGCAAATTACCGAATACGGTTTGCTGATTAGCGTAGCGATTAAATTTATCCTCCTGAAAATGCCCCAATTTATCGCCTACGCCTTCCCCGTTTCGGTTCTTCTGGCAACGTTGATGGGGTATAGTCGCCTATCGGGTCAAAGCGAACTGATTGCCCTGCGCAGTATTGGCATGAGTTTGTATCGCATCGTTCTCCCGGCGTTTTTGTTTAGCTTGTTCGTGGCGGGTTTATCCTTTGCCTTTAATGAATATGTGGTTCCCACAGCGAACTATCAGGCTGCGGTGATGTTGGAGAAAGCATTGGGAGAAGAGAGACCCAATTTGCAGGCAGACAATATTTTTTATCCCGAATATCAACAGGTTTCCGATGAGAATCAACAACAGCAAAAAGTTCTCAAGCGACTCTTTTATGCGGAACGGTTAGAGGGCGAAACCATGAAGGGGGTGACGGTTTTAGATCGCTCTCAAGAAGGAATTAATGTGGTAATTATTGCCAAGTCTGCCAAGTGGAATTTGGGTCAAGGTCGTTGGGATTTATACAACGGAACGAGCTATCAAAGCAACGTAGACGGGTCTTCGGGGACATTTGCCGGGTTCGAGCATTTATCATTTCAATTCCCCAGAGCGCCTCTGGATGTTG from Lusitaniella coriacea LEGE 07157 includes these protein-coding regions:
- the rpoB gene encoding DNA-directed RNA polymerase subunit beta, with protein sequence MMNSTFTLLPDLIEIQRSSFRWFLEAGLIEELNSFSPITDYTGKLELHFIGENYKLHQPKYDVDEAKRRDSSYAVQMYVPTRLINKETGEIKEQEVFIGDLPLMTDRGTFIINGAERVIVNQIVRSPGVYYKSETDKNGRRTYSASLIPNRGAWLKFETDKNDLVWVRIDKTRKLSAQVLLKAIGLSDNEILDALRHPDYYQKTLDKEGNPSEEEALMELYRKLRPGEPPTVSGGKQLLESRFFDNKRYDLGKVGRYKINKKLRLNVADTVRVLTSNDILSAIDYLINLEFDTGNTDDIDHLGNRRVRSVGELLQNQVRVGLNRLERIIRERMTVSEADNLTPASLVNPKPLVAAIKEFFGSSQLSQFMDQTNPLAELTHKRRLSALGPGGLTRERAGFAVRDIHPSHYGRICPVETPEGPNAGLIGSLATYARVNEYGFIETPYHRVEQGRVRRDHPAAYLTASEEDDLRVAPGDVATDSDGYILGTQVPVRYRQEFSTTSPEQVDYVAVSPVQIVSVATSLIPFLEHDDANRALMGSNMQRQAVPLLRPERPLVGTGLEAQAARDSGMVVVSRHKGVVSYVDANRIRIRLDPSDTSEESKTSNSTAATEVEYEIQKYQRSNQDTCLNQRPLVYEGEDVVPGQVLADGSATEGGEIALGQNILVTYMPWEGYNYEDAILISERLVIDEVYTSIHIEKYEIEARQTKLGPEEVTREIPNVGEDSLRHLDERGIIRIGAWVEAGDILVGKVTPKGESDQPPEEKLLRAIFGEKARDVRDNSLRVPNGEKGRVVDVRVFTREQGDELPPGANMVVRVYVAQKRKIQVGDKMAGRHGNKGIISRILPVEDMPYLPDGRPVDIVLNPLGVPSRMNVGQVFECLLGWAGENLGVRFKVTPFDEMYGEEASRLTVHGKLQEASKKAGRNWVFDKEQPGKIPVFDGRTGEPFDQSVTVGMAYMLKLVHLVDDKIHARSTGPYSLVTQQPLGGKAQQGGQRFGEMEVWALEAYGAAYILQELLTVKSDDMQGRNEALNAIVKGKPIPRPGTPESFKVLMRELQSLGLDIAVHKVETAEDGTSHDIEVDLMSDTERRRTPSRPTYESLTSEDLQEDEV
- a CDS encoding TatD family hydrolase, which produces MQLIDTHVHINFDVFARDLEAIQHRWREAGVIRLVHSCVEPQEFRHIQTLANRFPELSFAVGLHPLDAHKWTQTTAAEIATLAASDSRVVAIGELGLDFYKAENRELQETVCREQIAIARRLNKPVIVHCRDAAAALRELLQDVSSTDDSLPPLRGVMHCWGGSAEETQWFLDLGFYISFSGIVTFKNAKSVQESAAMVPRDRLLVETDCPFLAPQPVRGKRNEPAYVLHVAQKLAEIRSTSLETLAAQTTENACKLFGLG
- the rpsT gene encoding 30S ribosomal protein S20, with the translated sequence MANSKSALKRIQIAERNRLRNKAYKSAVRTLMKKYFGAVEAHAANPTPESLEQIQQVMSATYSKIDKAVKRNVLHANNGARKKARLAKALQQVTTAS
- the hisD gene encoding histidinol dehydrogenase, with the translated sequence MLRIITQEAEAQTELKRIGDRTYDGETLHKEATVREILQTVQRQGDKALLDYTAEFDRQTLTLEQLRVSGSELDAAYQQVSKELLDAIVLARQRIEAFHRQRIPKSWVQFDDDEVVLGKRYTPVDRAGLYVPGGRAAYPSTVLMNAIPAKVAKVPKIVMVTPPGEGGKITPAVLVAAQEAGVTEIYRVGGAQAVAALAYGTKTIPKVDIITGPGNIYVTLAKKLVYGIVGIDSLAGPSEVLVIADSQANPVHIAADLLAQAEHDPMAAAILLTTDADLATKVQWEVEQQLLNHPRRLLTEKAIAHYGLIVVVDSLETAARLSNLFAPEHLELEIADPWALLESIRHAGAIFLGNSTPEAVGDYLAGPNHTLPTSGAARYASALGVETFLKHSSLIQYSSGALNKMSGAIQALAQAEGLHSHSESVRLRTEED
- a CDS encoding S9 family peptidase, with the translated sequence MKWLKWTVLAIALSSVELATSPMSIAHPNESNSAITQSTPNNSQQLPPLIDRELFFGNPEITGAKLSPDGKFLAFQKPLNGVINVWVKPIDAPFDDARPVTSDTDSPIIFYSWNRDGNYILYGQDKGGNENFHLYAVDPAAVASDSTPPPARNLTPLDGVQARLYEGPENDPNTLIIGLNDRDPQVHDVYRLNISTGERELLLKNEENIANWVVDLQGNIRFAVRQTSDGGTEILRVEGDKLLSEYTCGFEEACNPVRVHKDGKRLYLETNKGEDVDLTRLVLYNPETKESELIDVDPEKEVDFGGALFSEATDELLVTSYVGDRLRIYPKNEEIARDLEILQKALPEGDISLASMTEDDRLLLIKVSRDVDPGSTYLFNRDTGEVEKLYASRPELPTQHLASMRPLRYTARDGMEIPAYLTLPKGVEPRNLPVIIFPHGGPWSRDTWGYDGFAQFLANRGYAVFQPNFRGSTGYGKAFLNAGNREWGTGAMQHDITDGVQYLIEQGIADRDRVGIFGGSYGGYATLAGLAFTPDLYAAGISLVGPSNLITLIQSIPPYWGPIAKLFTLRVGDPENPEDRSRLIEQSPLFSAKKIQAPLLVIQGANDPRVKQAESDQIVVALRELEQDVEYLIAPDEGHGFRKETNRLAVAVAVEQFFARYLGGRAQEEVPSEIQSQLESLTVDINKVAVPESE